Proteins encoded within one genomic window of Drosophila suzukii unplaced genomic scaffold, CBGP_Dsuzu_IsoJpt1.0 scf_20, whole genome shotgun sequence:
- the LOC118879736 gene encoding uncharacterized protein isoform X1 has protein sequence MDGENGLHLVAIGDLAKRSHPTMDALKMLQGTTHSQSAGAPSSRLRLRFHLPHWVSLFTHSGYYKGLINMPLRPKPVRRLGYLRGQSRGFVLLGKGTGAAEIMLYQPCIARCACVWSPNPEELQGKRRDRPKRQTTRTNKALGSNSG, from the exons atGGACGGGGAAAATGGATTACATTTGGTGGCTATCGGTGACCTAGCCAAGCGCTCCCACCCAACCATGGATGCCCTCAAGATGCTGCAGGGCACCACCCATTCGCAGTCGGCAGGAGCCCCCTCCTCGCGACTACGGCTACGGTTCCATCTCCCCCACTGGGTAAGCTTATTCACACATAGTGGGTATTACAAAGGTTTAATAAATATG CCTCTAAGACCGAAACCTGTCCGCCGTCTCGGATATTTACGCGGTCAAAGCAGAGGATTTGTTTTGCTGGGAAAGGGTACAGGCGCCGCGGAAATTATGCTCTACCAGCCATGTATTGCGCGATGCGCGTGTGTATGGTCACCTAATCCTGAGGAGCTCCAAGGGAAAAGAAGGGACAGGCCAAAAAG GCAAACAACGAGGACAAATAAGGCTCTCGGGTCTAACTCCGGATAA
- the LOC118879736 gene encoding uncharacterized protein isoform X2 yields MPSRCCRAPPIRSRQEPPPRDYGYGSISPTGFILPQPLRPKPVRRLGYLRGQSRGFVLLGKGTGAAEIMLYQPCIARCACVWSPNPEELQGKRRDRPKRQTTRTNKALGSNSG; encoded by the exons ATGCCCTCAAGATGCTGCAGGGCACCACCCATTCGCAGTCGGCAGGAGCCCCCTCCTCGCGACTACGGCTACGGTTCCATCTCCCCCACTGG ATTTATCCTTCCTCAGCCTCTAAGACCGAAACCTGTCCGCCGTCTCGGATATTTACGCGGTCAAAGCAGAGGATTTGTTTTGCTGGGAAAGGGTACAGGCGCCGCGGAAATTATGCTCTACCAGCCATGTATTGCGCGATGCGCGTGTGTATGGTCACCTAATCCTGAGGAGCTCCAAGGGAAAAGAAGGGACAGGCCAAAAAG GCAAACAACGAGGACAAATAAGGCTCTCGGGTCTAACTCCGGATAA
- the LOC118879736 gene encoding uncharacterized protein isoform X3 has product MAILLSAAMRPLEVRERMRTRYAGTDSPGNVDVVGVDRGRLSWLVAGTGRTDTGCWAAKSGWHKENLY; this is encoded by the exons ATGGCGATACTTCTCAGCGCCGCAATGCGACCGCTGGAAGTTCGCGAGAGGATGAGGACGCGGTACGCCGGAACGGACTCACCGGGAAATGTTGACGTCGTCGGCGTCGATCGTGGAAGGCTTTCCTGGCTGGTCGCTGGCACGGGTCGAACGGACACCGGTTGCTGGGCAGCCAAGTCGGGCTG GCACAAAGAAAATTTGTACTAG